Proteins from a genomic interval of Lolium perenne isolate Kyuss_39 chromosome 1, Kyuss_2.0, whole genome shotgun sequence:
- the LOC127295804 gene encoding casein kinase 1-like protein HD16 → MDDGESVGRSEDKADAPPGDDGTSAPLPETIQIGNSPTYKLDRKLGKGGFGQVYVGRRISTPSLSERTPGANALEVAIKFEHRTSKGCNYGAPYEWQVYNTLSGIHGVPRVHYKGKQAEYYIMIMDMLGPSLWDVWNNNSHSMSVEMVACIAIEAISILEKMHSKGYVHGDVKPENFLLGPPGTRQEKKLFLVDLGLATKWKDTGTGELVEYDQRPDIFRGTVRYASVHAHLGRTGSRRDDLESLAYTLVFLLRGRLPWQGYQGENKGFLVCKKKMATSPESLCGFCPQPFRQFLEYVVNLKFDEEPNYAKCISLFDGIVGPNPDIRPINTDGAQKLIHQVGQKRGRLMMEEDDDDQPKKKIRMGMPATQWVSVYNARRPMKQRYHYNVADGRLAQHISKGNEDGLFISSVASCSNLWALIMDAGTGFNCQVYELSPYFLHKEWIMEQWEKNFYITALAGATNGSSLVVMSRGTQYAQQSYKVSDSFPFKWINKKWKEGFYVTAMATAGTRWAVVMSRNAGFIDQVVELDFLYPSEGVHRRWDNGYRITATAATWDQTALILSIPRKKPADETQETLRTSAFPSQHVKEKWAKNLYLASICYGRTVS, encoded by the exons ATGGACGACGGCGAAAGCGTCGGCCGGAGCGAGGACAAGGCCGACGCTCCCCCGGGCGACGACGGGACCTCCGCGCCGCTCCCCGAGACG ATCCAGATTGGCAATTCACCTACCTACAAACTCGACAGAAAGCTTGGAAAAGGAGGATTTGGGCAAGTATATGTTGGTCGCCGTATTTCCACTCCTAGTCTTAGTGAGAGGACACCTGGTGCAAATGCTTTGGAG GTTGCAATAAAATTTGAACACCGAACAAGCAAAGGCTGCAATTATGGAGCTCCTTATGAGTGGCAAGTTTACAA CACTCTTAGCGGGATTCATGGTGTGCCAAGAGTACACTACAAAGGGAAGCAAGCAGAGTATTATATCATG ATTATGGACATGTTGGGACCAAGTCTGTGGGATGTATGGAATAATAATTCCCACTC AATGTCTGTTGAAATGGTTGCTTGTATTGCCATAGAAGCCATTTCCATACTGGAGAAGATGCACTCAAAAGG GTATGTCCATGGTGATGTAAAACCTGAGAACTTTCTGCTTGGACCCCCAGGCACACGGCAAGAGAAGAAGCTTTTTCTTGTTGACCTTGGGTTAG CCACTAAATGGAAAGATACTGGTACAGGAGAGCTAGTTGAGTATGATCAGCGGCCTGATATCTTCAG AGGAACCGTCCGGTATGCTAGTGTGCATGCTCACTTGGGAAGAACTGGAAGCAGGAGAGATGACCTTGAGTCCCTTGCCTACACACTTGTTTTTCTTCTGCGTGGCCGTCTTCCTTGGCAAGGATACCAG GGAGAAAATAAAGGTTTCCTTGTCTGCAAGAAAAAGATGGCTACCTCTCCAGAATCTTTGTGTGGCTTTTGCCCGCAACCTTTCCGACAGTTTCTTGAGTATGTTGTGAACTTAAAGTTTGATGAAGAACCAAATTATGCAAAGTGCATCTCTCTTTTTGATGGCATTGTTGGCCCAAATCCAGACATCAGACCAATCAACACTGATGGTGCTCAGAAG CTTATACATCAAGTTGGTCAGAAAAGAGGTCGTCTCATGATGGAGGAAGATGACGATGACCAAcccaagaagaagatcaggatggGAATGCCTGCAACACAATGGGTTAGTGTATATAATGCAAGGCGGCCTATGAAGCAGAG GTACCACTATAATGTTGCAGATGGTAGGTTAGCACAACACATTTCGAAAGGAAATGAAGATGGCTTGTTTATAAGCTCAGTTGCCTCATGTTCAAATCTGTGGGCTCTAATAATGGATGCTGGCACTGGCTTTAATTGCCAAGTATATGAACTTTCTCCATATTTTCTTCACAAG GAATGGATAATGGAGCAGTGGGAGAAAAACTTCTATATCACTGCGTTAGCAGGTGCAACCAACGGCAGTTCTCTTGTGGTCATGTCTAGAG GAACACAATACGCTCAGCAATCCTACAAAGTAAGCGACTCGTTTCCCTTCAAGTGGATAAACAAGAAGTGGAAGGAGGGTTTTTACGTCACAGCTATGGCCACTGCAGGAACCCGATGGGCAGTAGTCATGTCACGGAATGCTGGCTTCATAGATCAG GTTGTGGAGCTTGACTTCTTGTATCCAAGTGAGGGAGTCCATCGGCGTTGGGATAATGGTTATCGCATCACTGCAACTGCTGCTACATGGGACCAGACAGCGCTTATCTTGAGCATCCCTAGAAAAAAACCTGCTGATGAAACACAGGAAACCCTAAGAACATCCGCTTTCCCCAGCCAGCATGTGAAG gagaaatgggcaaaaaatctCTACTTAGCCTCCATTTGCTATGGAAGAACAGTATCATAA